ACATAACCATATCTACATCTCACAGTATTCCTTAATGGAGTCCATCGTTCCCTCCAACGCATTCAGCATTGTGACTTATGAGGGAAATTGTTTAGACTCATATTCTGTATTAATTCTTGAGAATAGTTTATCTTATTTCCACCAGGGTTTCTCATATCCTTTTCTCCCCAAAGCTGTGGTACTGGCTTTGTTGGGGAAATGACATTGAACTAAGTCCATTTCCAGATAATTTATCTTGAGAGGACATGTATCTAATATAGATCCATAGTTGATACTTTGCCTGAACCTCCTCCTCCCACCCCTCCTTTTTTTGAGATGTTTCCTTATGATGATATACCCAAATATCATTTGATTAAAATTCTCCATCCTAGACTGCTTTATAGGGTTGAAACTTAAAGAAAGGCCCAAGCTATATCTGGGCCTatattccaaaaggactagtcaaggttacaattggagctccttgaaatcattataaaagGCTTGAACTTCTTTCTTTCAAGTAATGTGGGACCTCATTCATCACCTTTCCGTACACAATCTAGGGTATAAAGTAGACATATGGGATCGATATGTCTTGACTTTTGATATTGAGTGCTGTGGAACTGAGGAAATATCCCTTCAGAATTTAGAAGAGGACTTCAATCATTTTATATTtggaattttgatttttatataatatttggaaTGAAAATGGAAGGCTGCCTATCAGTAATCAGaactttataaatatagaagatGCAAATGATGTTTAATGCTACAAATGGTACTTTCAACCTAAAAACTCTTCTTCTACCTGCAATATTCTGTCTACTTTTTGCCAACGAGCTCTCTAGTTCAAAGGATGCTTCCCCCTTTATAACAAAAACCTTAGTGAAGGGCGAGCTCATGAACTAAAGACCCAATTGGTGTATGTGTAACTTatcaagaagagaaaagaatgtCTACACTATGATTGAGAGCTACTGTTATTTAACGCTGGTAGGTTTTGAGGCGATATGATGGATAAGGGAATGCAAGGTAGTATATTATTCTTCATCTTTGAGGCAATATATGGcctatatgtaattatatttgaGGAACTCATGCTTTCTCAGTTGCCAGATCAACTGAAGAATTCTCTTCCACATGTTCAGTTTGTGGAACTGAAAAGCCGTAGTGAAAAGTCATACAATGAGCTTGTCAACTAATCTTATATTAAAGCGGAGTGGGGCATCATTTCAGATATTGGAAGGAGGGCCCCAAATTATCtatggttaaaatgaatttcttcGTTTTCTGCTGAGTGAAGTCAACTAAATACTTATAGCAAGGAAAGCTATATAATTTGTGAAAGTCACATGCATCATGCATGCCCGCTGCCTTCTACTTAATCTGGATTAATTCTGATAAAATTATCCTATCCTGAATTGTCTATCATTACTTCTGGAGTTCGAGTTTCACTTGTTTATTTTCTAATTACTAGGTTTGTGCCCCATTTTTGTGCAGTTAATTAAAAGTGTGAACGTCAAACATCTAAGAGATTACCAAATGGATGCTTTAACTGATTTTTTTCTGGCAGGTCGCTGAACGTGCATTGTTTTTGTGGAACAATGATCACATTAGAAATCTAATCACACAGAACCGTAACGTGATTCTGCCTATAATTTTCCCCTCTTTGGAGAGAAATACGCGCAGTCACTGGAACCAAGCTGTTCAGAGTTTAACATTAAATGTGAGGAAAATATTTTCAGATGCTGATGAAGCACTCTTTCATGAGTGCTTGGCgaaatttgaagaagatgaagtcaAGGAGAGGGAGACACAGGAGAAACGGGAATCAACCTGGAAGCGGTTGGAAGATGTGGCAGCCTCTAAGGCCGTAAGTAATGAGGCTGTGCTTGTCTCAAGATTTATCTCTTCTGTCGACATTGCTACCACCACAAAGCCTCGAGCTAGTGCAAGTAGTTGAGTCTGTTGAGAGTGTCGAGACCCGGGACATCATGTTACAAGGAGAGCTTACCTATGTCAGCTATGAGAATGAGAGCTGGTGGAACCCTATTGGCACAATCTAGAGATTGTTTGGCATCACTTTTATTGGGTTTCTCCTTGTAGTGCAACtgctgaaaaggaaaaacaaaggtTGGGTTCTTGGCtcattcttttcttccttttcagcCATGTGGAGGTATCTGTATCATAAGGGATTTGGTTTAAAGAGGTTAGCTCGAATTCCTATCTGATCAATATTTTATCGTGTAATGATGCGAAAGACATTTCCTATTGTGCTATAGCCTTCGTTTATTTTGTAGCCTTTTCAGAGTTATGTTCATGTCAAACGTATATATCATCTTTCTTCCAAAAATTTTTAATGTACTCTACTATGTTTAGGTCAACAAATTCTGTGGTTGATTGATTTTAACATTGAGGGAATGACCTGGTCGTTATGCCCTTTTTCTTTGCATCTCTGGGACTGAAGTGATATTTGGAGGGACCAAAAATTGTTAAAAGGAATTGCTCCTGAATAGGAGATTTATGTGCTTGGACAATGTTCGTAATTCTATTTCACAATCGCGTCTTTTCATTCTGATTATTGGGTTGAAGTTTTCTATGCTTGTGCCTGACTTAATTTATAAGAAGTTGTACATAGAACGCTAGAGTTTTCCATCTTGTAATGTCAACATAAACCCACCCTATCGCTTCCCACGCCACCTCCTGCGTTGCCTCTGGccctttattcttcttctttctttgaaatagaaattgatctcattaatcaacttaataaCATTTCAGAAGTTACAATAGAAGTAATGCACGCAGGACATTCTTCAATGTTATACAAGTTCTCTGTTAAAAGTACAGCAGATTTTGCTAGACAATGGGATGtagaatttgcttctctctggACATGACAAGCTTTCCAGTGATCTAAGTTTGCCAAGACATGCTTTGAATCTTCAATTAACCATCCTCTCATACTCTCATCGATCTCTTGTCCAAGAAGTTGGTTAATTACCTATTTCGAGTCTCCCTCCGAAGTGATCTAGTTAAGACCTAGTTTCTTGCAAAAAATTACTGTCAGTAGCAGGCCATGTGCTTCTGCTTTATAAACTCCTCCATTAAGTGGTCTGGACGCCCTTAAAGCACCAATGACATAACCTTGATGGTCTCGGATTATGACACCCAAACCAATTCTGCCTGAAGCTAAATTTActgcagcatcccaattaactTTAAAGGTTCCTACATTTGGCTTAGACCATGTTTGTAAACACTTTACTGTTCTTTGCTGGGGGGTCTCATTTGACAGATTAAATCATTTCTTCGAGTCCATATACACCTTAGTGTCACTGCTGCTTCCTCCAGTTCATTTTTCTCTAGCTTTTGGACCAACATAGCCCAAACTTTGAAGAACTGATCACTATGGAAAGACATTTTCTGGATTTTTATACAGCCCTGGTTCCACACATCTCTGGCAGTTGCACAACCCCAAAGGACATTGCTTGAGGTCTCAAGTTCAGACTTGCATATTATGCACCTACTATCTTCCACTACTCtccttttttttaagtttgctAGGGTAGGGATGGCTTCACTACATGCTTTCCAGACAAAATGTTTTACTGCAGGGGTCACTTTCAGCTACCAAATTTTTTTCTACATTGTTGAGTCTAGTTGCCTACTTGAATGTTCCCCTTCTACTTCTGCCTCTATTTGCCTCTAGTGATGATATCCACTCTTGACAATGTTTAGCCCATTTGaagtaaaatttcaaaatattttatcctCCTACCTCTTAGGCTAATTGGGATTGAAGTGATGGTTTGAATTTCAGGTTCTGAGAACATTTCTTGTAGCAACTCTTTTTTCTAGCTTCTCTGCTTAGGATCAATAAGGTCACTCACCATTTCACACCAACAATCCATATCTCTTGGAGATGCAACTATGAAAGAAGGAAGAGAGGGTATCCATTTGTCATACCATATGTTGATGCTTTTACCATTTTCAATTCTCCATCTAAGCCCAGGCTTGAGTACTGAAAGGCCAGCTAGTATACTCCTCCACACATAAGAAGGGCCCGAGCCTAGATTTGCATTTAGTAGGTCTCCTGGGGAGAAGTATTTCTGTTTTATAACAACATCCTCCAGCTTTGCTTTGCTAGCAAAGCTAAGTTGAACAATCTGAAATCCCTGAAGTCAAGACCACCCATGTCCTTAGCTGAGCTTAGTTGATCCCACGAGACCTATTGAATTTTTTAGGAATCTTTATTGAATCCCCACCAAAATTTCCTCAGGAGTTGGTTAAATTTTTGAGTAATGGAATATGGGAGTAGAAACATTCCTATTGAATATGTTGGTATGGCTTGAAGTACTGCCTTTAGGAGGATCTCTTTCCCTGCTGCAGAAAGGTGGTTGGTTTTCCAGTTCACTACCCAAGACCAAGTTCTATCTATGAGGGAATGGAAGGCTGCTATTTTAGCTCTTCCTAAGACTGCAGGGAGGCCTAGGTATTTTTCAAAGGTGCCAGTGGATTTTATGCCTGCTAGCTGTAGAATCAATTCCTGTTCCTCCTTCAGAGTGTTCTTATTGAAAAAAACTGAGGACTTTTCCTCGTTGAGCATCTGACCCGAAGCTTGTTCATAAAGATCCAAAATCCCAATCACTTTTGTAAGCTCCTTTGGTAAGGCTTGGCAAAACAGCAGGTTGtcatttgcaaaaaataaatagctCACTTTGGTAGGGCCTCTTCCTATGGGGGCACTAGTAATTTCCCCCATCACTTCAGTCTTTTGTAGGAGGGCTGATAGGGCTTCTACATATAGGATGAAGAGGTAGGGTGATATGGGATCTCCTTGACGAATGCCTCTTGAAGGGGTGAAATTCTGTTGAGGTTCCCCATCCACTAGAATTGAATAAGACACTAACTTGATACATCTCTGAACCAAATCCACCCATTGGGGAGGGAAACCCACTTTGGTCATCATGGCTTCCACAAAGGTCCACTCCACCCTGTTataggctttactcatgtccaaaTTTGAGGgccataaatcatttcttacCTTTCATCCTCGTTGTCATTGAATGGAGAACTTCATAAGCAACTAGAGTATTATCTGAAATAAGTCTTCCAAGTACAAATGCAATTTGGTTTGCTGAGATGATCTGATGCAGAATGAGTTTCATCCTATTTGCCATGGTTTTTTAGACCACTTTGTATAAGACATTACATAGACTAATGGGTCTGAATTCTATTACTCTCTTTGGGTTTTTAACCTTTCGAATGAGGGCTATATAAGTATCATTGACCTTTTTTAGGGAACCTCCTTGGTTTAGAACTCCCAAAGCATAATCACACACCTCTTTACCAGCCAATTCCCAATGTTTTTGGTAAAAATGGGCTGGGAAACCATCAGGACCAGGGGA
The genomic region above belongs to Carya illinoinensis cultivar Pawnee chromosome 4, C.illinoinensisPawnee_v1, whole genome shotgun sequence and contains:
- the LOC122306268 gene encoding uncharacterized protein LOC122306268, which codes for MQKEAKLSLAETDMKWRQRAKQHWLRNGDRNTTYFHMQANQRKKTNAITSIDDGTGRIASEQGEIGGIFTSFFSTLFNSSLPFNIDTCLNALKPKINQAMKESLVTPFTAEEVKKTIFQMNPLGSPGPDGFPAHFYQKHWELAGKEVCDYALGVLNQGGSLKKVNDTYIALIRKIISANQIAFVLGRLISDNTLVAYEVLHSMTTRMKVDGEPQQNFTPSRGIRQGDPISPYLFILYVEALSALLQKTEVMGEITSAPIGRGPTKVSYLFFANDNLLFCQALPKELTKVIGILDLYEQASGQMLNEEKSSVFFNKNTLKEEQELILQLAGIKSTGTFEKYLGLPAVLGRAKIAAFHSLIDRTWSWVVNWKTNHLSAAGKEILLKAGFQIVQLSFASKAKLEDVVIKQKYFSPGDLLNANLGSGPSYVWRSILAGLSVLKPGLRWRIENGKSINIWYDKWIPSLPSFIVASPRDMDCWCEMVSDLIDPKQRS